Proteins encoded together in one Bacillota bacterium window:
- a CDS encoding aspartate--ammonia ligase → MAQDTTYRLFIPPGYKPKMGILETEKAIKELKDYFETALAQELNLIRVSAPLFVLPETGLNDNLNGVERPVTFDIKYHNGKTAEVVQSLAKWKRYALKRYGIKEGYGLYTDMNAIRRDEITDNLHSIYVDQWDWEKIISKADRNIDFLKMIVRKIYSVFLKTESRITSMFPQLDSYLPKEITFITSQELEDRYPTLEPAKRETAAAEKYGAIFIMQIGGKLKSGILHDGRAPDYDDWSLNGDMVFYYPVLGRAFEVSSMGIRVDEKSLVSQLKEAGCEERAQLPFHKALLEGELPLTIGGGIGQSRLCMFFLNKAHIGEVQVSVWPDDMVSQCEKAGIALL, encoded by the coding sequence ATGGCACAAGACACTACCTACAGGCTATTTATACCACCAGGGTACAAACCGAAAATGGGTATACTTGAAACAGAAAAAGCAATCAAAGAGCTAAAGGATTACTTTGAAACGGCACTGGCACAGGAACTGAATCTAATTCGTGTTTCCGCACCTCTTTTTGTTCTGCCCGAAACAGGCCTCAATGATAACTTAAACGGCGTAGAAAGGCCTGTGACCTTTGACATCAAATATCACAACGGGAAAACAGCAGAGGTTGTACAATCTCTTGCCAAATGGAAACGTTATGCATTAAAACGTTATGGAATTAAAGAAGGTTATGGACTTTATACCGATATGAACGCAATTCGCAGAGATGAAATTACCGATAACCTGCATTCGATTTATGTTGATCAGTGGGACTGGGAAAAGATTATCAGCAAAGCCGATAGGAACATAGATTTTCTAAAAATGATAGTAAGAAAAATATATTCCGTATTCTTAAAGACCGAATCCCGCATAACTTCAATGTTTCCACAGCTTGACTCATACCTGCCCAAAGAAATTACTTTTATTACCTCTCAAGAGCTGGAAGACAGATATCCCACACTTGAGCCAGCAAAAAGAGAAACTGCGGCAGCAGAAAAATATGGAGCAATTTTCATCATGCAGATAGGAGGAAAACTTAAATCCGGTATTCTCCACGATGGCAGAGCGCCCGATTATGACGACTGGTCACTAAACGGCGATATGGTATTTTACTATCCTGTGCTGGGCAGAGCATTCGAGGTTTCATCTATGGGTATAAGAGTGGATGAAAAATCTCTTGTTTCACAGCTTAAAGAAGCAGGCTGTGAGGAAAGGGCACAGCTTCCCTTCCACAAGGCGTTGCTTGAAGGAGAACTGCCTCTTACAATAGGAGGAGGGATAGGACAGTCAAGGCTATGCATGTTCTTCCTCAACAAAGCACACATTGGTGAAGTTCAAGTATCCGTTTGGCCTGATGATATGGTTAGCCAGTGTGAAAAAGCAGGTATAGCACTACTATAG